From the genome of Deferribacteraceae bacterium V6Fe1:
ATTTGGTCAAAATTTTATCCCGTTAAAAGACAGTGATGTCTGTTGTGGCTTCGGAGGCTCATTTTCTGTGGATTATCCCGGAATTTCCTCAGGAATACTTGACAAAAAGATAGAAAATATCCTTAACACAAAAGCTGACTGTCTGCTAACCGACTGCCCAGGCTGTATAATGCAGATTGATGGCGGTCTCAAACAAAAAGGGATAAATGTCAAAGTGAAACATTTAAGTCAAATCTTGAATGACTTGAAAATGATAAAAAATTAACAAAAATATTTCGGTTACTTTATTTTTGTGTTAGACTATAATATAAATAATTAAGCAGGGTAACTGTTTGCAAAAGTTTATTATCAATTTATTCCTAACCGTTTTGTTTTTGCTATCCTTGGCAATAATGACATATTTCTATATTGACAAGCAGTCTTATGAGAATTTGATAAAAAACTACAACTCAAAAATTATTAGTGAGTTTGAGTCAGGCTATAAAAGCATCTATAATGTCTTTGAAAATACAAGCAAAACACTTTATTCTGCTTATATTACAAACAATGAAATACTTGAGATGCTGAATAAGGGGATGTATTTAAAAGAGGATGAAGATAAGTACAGAAAACTTTTAGAGGCAAAGTTTAGCAACATTTACGAAAAATTAAAAAAAATTGGCTTTACCCAAATCCATTTTCACACAAGTGACGGATATAGCTTTTTAAGAATGCATAATCCTAACAAACATGGTGACTACCTTGCTGATACCAGACCAACAATAAAGCAAATTATACATGAGCATAAGTATATTTCAGGCTATGAAGTAGGGGTGCACGAAGGTGGATTTAGATTTATTTTCCCGCTTTTTTACAATGATATTTATATCGGCAGTGTAGAAACAAGCGCCCCTATAGAAAATTATTTGAAATACCTTTCAAATGAGCTCAAAAGTCAATTTACTGTTATATATCATGGGGATGCACTCAAATCTATAGACAAATCTTTAATTGATAAAAAATTTAAAAAAATATCTGAAAGTAATGACCTTTACTTTGACATAAATTTGCCAAACAATATTCTCGATAAGGATGCATTGGAAGCTGTAAAAAAAGACCTTAATGAGCGCTACTCCCAAGAAAGGTCCTTTATCATAAATTTCGAAAAAGATAAAAATATGCATTCACTGATTTTTATCCCTTTAAGTGGAGTTGATGGTCGTCATATAGGACACATAGTAAAACATATAGACTCCCCCGAGCTTGGAGTAATCAAAAGGGATTTCTATTACAAAATAATCTCTTCCTCTACAATTTTTATTTTTATAACCATATTTATAATATTTGTAATATTAAAAAATAGAAAACTCTCAAAAGAGATTACTTTAAGAAAAAATATTCAAGAAAGATTGGAAGACGCTAATAAAAAGTTTGAAATAGTAATAAAAAGCAGCGGACAAATTATATATGACTACGACGTTGATACCGATGAAATAAATAGATTTGGAGCGATACAAGAAACACTCGGCTATAATGAAGAGGAGTTCGCATCCGGAATCTATGAAAATTTTAAACAGTTTTATCACCCCGAAGATATGGAAAATGTGAAAAAATTTATTGAAAAGCTTATTGCAACAAAAGGTAAAGGGCAAATTACTTATAGATTGAAAAGAAAGGATGGAAATTATTCGACCATTCAGGATGAATCAACATTTACTTATTTTGATAACAAACGTCATATATTCGGTGTAATGAAAGATATCACTGAAAAACTGGCAATGGAAGAACATTTAAAGCGTGCTCAGCAGTTAGAGGCTATTGGAATCCTTGCCGGTGGGATAGCTCACGACTTTAACAATTATTTGTCAGGTATTTACAACTACCTTGAAGTTTTAAAGCTCAGTTGTCAAGACCCAAAAATCGATGCAATTACAGAGAAAATACTCAAATCCTTTGATAGGGCAAAAAGCCTTACAAATCAGCTACTTACATTTTCAAAGGGGGGCGAGCCGGTTATAAAGATATTTAATGTAAAAAAATTAATCGAAAACATTGCAGATTTTGCATTGAGCGGCTCAAGCTTAAAGTATGAAATTACAAGCAGTGATGATTTGTTGTGTTGTCTGGGGGATGAAAACCAAATTGGACAAGTTATAGAAAATATCTTGATTAATGCCAGACAGGCGGTTGAATCAAGTGGCGAAATAAAAATCCAACTTAAAAATATCTCTAAACACGAGGCAATAAGCTTTTTTAATAATAAAAATCTTGAAAAGGACGCTTATATTTTAATTTCTATTTCTGATACCGGTAAAGGGATAAGTAAAGAAAATTTGGATAAAATCTTTCAGCCGTTTTTCACCACAAAATCTAAGGGGCACGGTCTTGGGCTTTCAATAGCTTACAATATTGTCAAAAAACACAACGGGGATATAATTGTAAACTCATCGCCAAATACCGGAACTACATTTTATGTCGCACTTGAGGCAACATATGAAAAATGTCAAAATATCGACGTAAAAATTGAGTCAAAACCTAAAAATAAGCTAAACATCCTTATAATGGATGACGAAGAAGAGATACTTGACTCCCTTTCACAACTCATAGACATCTTGGGATACAATGCCATCTGCGCAAAAAATGGCAATGAAGCCATTGAAATTTATAAAAGATATAAAGATCAAGGGGAAAAGATAGACTTATGCATTCTCGATGTTACCATAAAAGGCGGAATGGGTGGAAAAGAAACAATTGAAAATCTGCTCAAAATTGACAAAGATGCCAAAGCTATTGTCTCAAGCGGTTACTCGGATGATGAAATTATGGCACATCCTCAAAAATACGGATTTTGCGGCTCGTTGCAGAAACCTTTTAAAATTGAAGATATAACAAAAATGCTAAAAGATATATAAAACAAGTAACAATACCGTAAAATAATTGATACTTTGATTTATTACAAATTGACTTCTTTTCATTAATAAATTAATAATAAATATGAAATTAAATAAATATTCCGTCGTATTTGTGATGCTCTGTGCCACCCTTTTCTATGCGATTGCTGCCAATGAGATTTCAAAAACAATAATAATTTTTAATTTAACCACAATCACTGTAATATCCCTCATTGTGATCTCAGAGGATAGGAAAACCAAAAATTCAAACTTAGCAAAATTCATTGGCTATCTGAAAATCCCTATTGTTGTCCATAATCAAAATGGTGATATCATATTGACAAATGACACCGCCAAGTCGGTTATAGATGAAAAAAACATAAATGAATTAATTAATAACAAGTCCAATGAAGCTCAATCTCAAAAAATTGTCATTATAAAAACACAAAAAGGCTTAAAGAAATTCAATATAGATACGGTGGCTATTGAAAAGGATAAATCGCTAAGCTATTTTACGGATATTTCAGAGCTCAATGAACTAAAAAAACAAATTTATATGGCTCAAAATCAGGCTGCGATAGGACTTTTGACCTCCGGGCTGAGTCATGATTTCAAAAATATACTTCAAAATATAAACATTTATCTATCTTTAATAAAACAAAGTAAAAACTATGAAGATATAGCCGCATACTGCAATACTATAAAGCAGCTTGTGGATGACTCCAATTCATTTATAAAAAGTATTCTTGATCTTTCAAAAAACCAAAATAAAGAATTTGAAAAGATTAACTTAAACAATTTTTTAAAAGAAACCATGTCTATCATTGAAAAAACTTCAACCGTTAAGACAACTATTTCTTATATGAACTTTGCTACGGAAGTAAACATTACCACCATCCCTTCAATGCTCAGACAGATACTCATAAATCTTTCTCAAAATGCCCTTGAGGCTCTCAAAGATTCAGAGTCAGGCCTGATAAGTATTACTGTTGAAAAAATAAGTATTAAATTGATTGATTTTATTAGAATCGACTTAAAAGATAACGGTAAAGGGATAAAAAAAGAAGACCTCGATAAAATTTTCAGCCCATTTTATACTACTAACAAAATCTCTGGCACTGGGCTTGGCCTTACAATGGCAAAGATTCTTATAAAAGAGCTTGGAGGATTTATCGAGGCGGACAGCAAAATTGGAGAGTGGACATGTTTCTCAATATATCTGCCGATACGCTAAGAGCAAATTTCGATAGCTATATCAATACGGTTTTCAAGCATTCCCTTTTTTTAAAAAATTTCTTTAATAAATATAAATTATATAAAGAGATAGTCATTGAAAAGCTTATTAAGGAAAGGTCTGTAAAAGAAATTTTAGATGACTTTAAAAGTGTTGACTATTTAAATTTGAATGAAAATGAATTTCTAAGCTTTATCAGAAAAATTAAATATCAAGAATACCTTGTTATTGCCATTAAGGATTTGTGTTTATCTTGTCCCATAAAAGAGTTAACCGCTCATATCTCATCGTTTGCCAAGGCTGCCTTAGAAGTGGCATATGAGTATGCTCTCAACCAATTAAAACTTGAATACGGGAATCC
Proteins encoded in this window:
- a CDS encoding response regulator produces the protein MTYFYIDKQSYENLIKNYNSKIISEFESGYKSIYNVFENTSKTLYSAYITNNEILEMLNKGMYLKEDEDKYRKLLEAKFSNIYEKLKKIGFTQIHFHTSDGYSFLRMHNPNKHGDYLADTRPTIKQIIHEHKYISGYEVGVHEGGFRFIFPLFYNDIYIGSVETSAPIENYLKYLSNELKSQFTVIYHGDALKSIDKSLIDKKFKKISESNDLYFDINLPNNILDKDALEAVKKDLNERYSQERSFIINFEKDKNMHSLIFIPLSGVDGRHIGHIVKHIDSPELGVIKRDFYYKIISSSTIFIFITIFIIFVILKNRKLSKEITLRKNIQERLEDANKKFEIVIKSSGQIIYDYDVDTDEINRFGAIQETLGYNEEEFASGIYENFKQFYHPEDMENVKKFIEKLIATKGKGQITYRLKRKDGNYSTIQDESTFTYFDNKRHIFGVMKDITEKLAMEEHLKRAQQLEAIGILAGGIAHDFNNYLSGIYNYLEVLKLSCQDPKIDAITEKILKSFDRAKSLTNQLLTFSKGGEPVIKIFNVKKLIENIADFALSGSSLKYEITSSDDLLCCLGDENQIGQVIENILINARQAVESSGEIKIQLKNISKHEAISFFNNKNLEKDAYILISISDTGKGISKENLDKIFQPFFTTKSKGHGLGLSIAYNIVKKHNGDIIVNSSPNTGTTFYVALEATYEKCQNIDVKIESKPKNKLNILIMDDEEEILDSLSQLIDILGYNAICAKNGNEAIEIYKRYKDQGEKIDLCILDVTIKGGMGGKETIENLLKIDKDAKAIVSSGYSDDEIMAHPQKYGFCGSLQKPFKIEDITKMLKDI